A part of Ptychodera flava strain L36383 chromosome 11, AS_Pfla_20210202, whole genome shotgun sequence genomic DNA contains:
- the LOC139144142 gene encoding probable serine/threonine-protein kinase dyrk2, with product MTMPSSCRAKGSYFLTSIISLLSSIFYRDGKATTGKATTDSENVRPLRERLRVSTGLFIYLFIYLFKGSPAVSVSKEAVVDSRSNCLQKRPAPPIKQSIIPRDITRLFKQEPAQSRKPSGSRKVVAGPDTTRPSSSGKPVIRDSEFLHSEEALWIKSRAKTTANDRPDEKAESSRPPSGTTKKRPVPRPAETAPTSAKPVVQRDSEFLHSEDALWIRSRAHASAKDNQDRECRSSKPRTREAATAEGKKTVIRPEVVKSSTSGKPVVQRDSEFLHSEEALWIKSRCPASAKEKQDGKRKSSSSRSKEVTADGKPVVRPGTAKPSASGKAVIQHDSEFLHSEEALWIKSRRPASAKEKQDGKRKSSSSRSKEVTADGKPVVRPGTAKPSASGKAVIQRDSEFLHSEEALWIKSRRPASAKEKQDGKRKSSSSRSKEVTADGKPVVRPGTAKPSASGKAVIQRDSEFLHSEEALWIKSRRPASAKEKQDGKRKSSSSRSKEVTADGKPVVSPGTAKPSASGKAVIQRDSEFLHSEDALWIKSRTRARAKEKSDSKHSRSDLKGASADRKTAARPEPAKPATSGKTPAVKQDTKTVVPRPLPKPPTAGSKPDVQNQNNSAEAAAGHKPNLQHSSGHPQARQATVTATTIAKTADVNGKPSKTSCAKTAASRVRSASLPEESGSANPGLSQGPPAETPAAQPKPKRHRKVKKPAIKKAELPPQMPVTPYIPVRYTPGTDCSSNMAGQHPRVADGAVYLNRYEFVKKLGYGAYGMVVKVFDRESQEHKAIKMIDLGTKKSEHKLLRAEIKVLNWLKEKNTVDNVHIVMMESVFQYKNSLCPVLPLYAYDLRTMMKKSKAQTWTLRMLQTVARQLLTALIFLSSSGVDIVHCDIKPENIMLADTKKCDVKLIDFGLALHRSECRKGLRLQTRYYRAPEVVFGTDFDAAIDVWSLGVVLCELYTGKGLFRAKDEKGLVGEFVEVLGECPKKILDKGKFTNRYFDKKDDGEYELTRSGTNAADVGVRC from the exons AGACCAGCACCACCAATCAAACAGAGCATCATACCTAGAGACATCACTAGGCTTTTCAAGCAAGAACCTGCTCAATCAAGGAAACCTAGTGGTTCTAGGAAAGTGGTTGCTGGGCCAGATACAACGAGGCCATCGTCTTCTGGTAAACCAGTTATTCGTGATTCAGAATTTCTACATTCTGAGGAGGCCCTTTGGATAAAAAGCCGTGCCAAAACCACTGCAAATGACAGACCAGATGAGAAGGCAGAGTCATCAAGACCTCCTTCAGGAACCACCAAGAAGAGACCAGTGCCTAGGCCTGCGGAAACGGCGCCAACTTCTGCGAAGCCTGTAGTCCAAAGAGATTCAGAATTTCTGCATTCTGAGGATGCTCTTTGGATAAGAAGTCGTGCCCATGCCAGTGCCAAGGACAACCAAGACAGAGAGTGCAGGTCCTCAAAACCCCGCACAAGAGAGGCGGCGACTGCTGAGGGTAAAAAAACAGTGATTAGGCCAGAAGTAGTCAAATCATCAACTTCTGGGAAACCTGTTGTCCAAAGAGACTCAGAATTTTTACATTCTGAAGAGGCACTTTGGATCAAAAGTCGCTGCCCTGCCAGTGCAAAGGAGAAACAAGACGGAAAGCGCAAGTCATCAAGCTCCCGTTCAAAAGAGGTGACAGCTGATGGTAAACCAGTGGTTCGTCCAGGAACAGCAAAACCATCTGCATCAGGCAAAGCTGTCATCCAACATGACTCAGAATTTTTACATTCTGAAGAGGCACTTTGGATCAAAAGTCGCCGCCCTGCCAGTGCAAAGGAGAAACAAGACGGAAAGCGTAAGTCATCAAGCTCCCGTTCAAAAGAGGTGACAGCTGATGGTAAACCAGTGGTTCGTCCAGGAACAGCAAAACCATCTGCATCAGGCAAAGCTGTCATCCAACGTGACTCAGAATTTTTACATTCTGAAGAGGCACTTTGGATCAAAAGTCGCCGCCCTGCCAGTGCAAAGGAGAAACAAGACGGAAAGCGCAAGTCATCAAGCTCCCGTTCAAAAGAGGTGACAGCTGATGGTAAACCAGTGGTTCGTCCAGGAACAGCAAAACCATCTGCGTCAGGCAAAGCTGTCATCCAACGTGACTCAGAATTTTTACATTCTGAAGAGGCACTTTGGATCAAAAGTCGCCGCCCTGCCAGTGCAAAGGAGAAACAAGACGGAAAGCGCAAGTCATCAAGCTCCCGTTCAAAAGAGGTGACAGCTGATGGTAAACCAGTGGTTAGTCCAGGAACAGCAAAACCATCTGCATCAGGCAAAGCTGTCATCCAACGTGACTCAGAATTTTTACATTCAGAGGACGCGCTCTGGATAAAAAGTCGCACCCGAGccagagcaaaagaaaaatcagATAGCAAACATTCAAGATCTGATTTAAAAGGAGCATCTGCTGATCGTAAGACAGCTGCTAGGCCAGAACCAGCAAAGCCAGCAACTTCTGGTAAAACTCCAGCAGTTAAGCAAGACACAAAGACAGTGGTTCCGAGACCACTTCCAAaaccacccactgctggcagTAAACCAGatgtacaaaatcaaaacaactcTGCCGAGGCAGCAGCGGGTCACAAACCAAACCTCCAGCACTCATCAGGACATCCACAAGCTAGGCAAGCAACAGTCACTGCTACAACCATCGCCAAAACAGCTGATGTCAACGGCAAGCCCTCCAAGACATCATGTGCCAAAACAGCTGCCTCAAGAGTTCGAAGTGCTTCTCTGCCCGAGGAAAGTGGATCTGCTAATCCAGGTTTGAGCCAAGGGCCACCAGCGGAAACTCCTGCCGCACAGCCTAAACCTAAAAGACATAGGAAAGTCAAGAAACCTGCGATAAAGAAAGCAGAACTGCCACCACAAATGCCAGTGACACCATATATTCCAGTGCGCTACACACCTGGTACAGACTGTAGCAGCAACATGGCCGGCCAACATCCAAGAGTGGCTGACGGAGCAGTTTATTTAAACCGCTACGAGTTTGTTAAGAAACTTGGATATGGCGCATATGGAATG GTTGTCAAGGTATTTGACAGAGAAAGCCAGGAGCATAAGGCAATCAAAATGATTGATCTCGGCACCAAGAAGAGCGAGCACAAGCTGCTCAGAGCCGAGATTAAAGTACTGAACTGGCTCAAAGAGAAAAATACAGTGGACAATGTACACATTG TGATGATGGAATCAGTGTTCCAATACAAAAACTCTCTCTGTCCTGTCTTGCCACTGTATGCTTACGACCTGCGAACAATGATGAAGAAGTCTAAAGCTCAGACATGGACTCTTCGCATGCTACAAACAGTGGCAAGACAGCTCCTGACGGCACTGATATTCCTGAGCAGTTCTGGTGTCGACATTGTCCACTGTGATATCAAGCCCGAGAACATCATGCTGGCTGATACAAAGAAGTGCGACGTTAAGCTCATTGACTTTGGCCTTGCCCTTCATCGGAGTGAATGT CGGAAAGGCCTACGTCTCCAGACACGCTATTATCGAGCTCCTGAAGTTGTCTTTGGAACCGATTTTGATGCGGCCATAGATGTATGGAGCCTTGGCGTAGTACTGTGTGAACTCTACACTGGAAAGGGACTTTTCCGTGCTAAGGATGAG AAAGGTCTAGTGGGAGAGTTTGTTGAAGTTCTCGGTGAATGTCCTAAAAAGATTCTGGACAAAGGAAAGTTTACAAATCGGTATTTTGACAAGAAAGACGACGGAGAGTATGAACTGACAAGGTCAGGAACCAATGCGGCT GATGTTGGTGTACGATGCTGA